TCATTTTGGCCCTATCTGAAGGCGAATACTGGGGATGGACCTCACCCTCAATCATAGGGCTGTTCCTGCTGTCGCTGGTGATGTTCGCCGTATTCGTATTTTACGAGAAGAACGCTGCTGAACCATTCATCAGGATGGATCTGCTGCGCATAAGGAACGTCTTTCTGGCCAATATCACGGGTCTGTTTGCGATGTCAGGGATGTTCTTCCTATTCTACACAGTCCCTTCCATGCTTCAGGATCCTGAACCTGCTGGATTCGGTGTATCAATAGTTGAATCTGGTCTTATCCTTCTGCCCGCCGCTATACTGAACATGGCCTTCGCTCCACTTGCCGCAAAGGTCACAACAAACAGAGGCCCTAAAAATGCAATCATTATTGGTCTGATCATACTGCTGTTCAGTTATCTGGGCCTATATTATAACAGAAACAGCACAATCTCCATATTGGAAGATGCCTCTGTAATGGGTATGGGCATCTCATTCATATTCGTTGGCGTCATAAATCTGCTGCTGATATCCGTTCCAAAGGAAAGATCCGGAGAAAGCACGGGAATGAACGTTGTATTCAGAAACATAGGTACGTCCCTTGCTCCAGCAATAGGCGGCGTCTTGGAGACGCTATATGTTTCCTACGTTATCATCGGTGCCATACCTGGAAATTTCCACGGCCTGCCGGTGATCCCAATAATGCACAGCTTTCCGTCATCCCAGGCCTACGATGGAATATACATCATAGGTATGGCATTTGTGTTGATTGCACTGGTGCTTTCAATGTTTATGAAGAATGTTGTAGTTTCTAGAGGTGATGAAAATTGAAAACCAATTATATCATAGCAGTCCTGTTTAGCTTCGTTCTGATGTTTGCCGGCATCTCCGGCATTTCTACCGCTTCTGCGCAAGCTCCATCGCCAGAAGTCGTATCCGTCAGCTGGTATGCACCGAATTCCACCGAGATCGTGGCTCCAGGAATGGATTATATTCCTTTGGTAATATCGTTTGTTTCTCCGCTTGCCCTTCTGGATGCCAGCGCATACGTGAATCTCACGAAATTCAATGATGGAATACTCGGATATGTTAATACGCACGGCTATCCGAGTGGGCCGATGGTGTATAATTTCACCGAGATACCGGCTGGAAAACAGATAACCATAATGCAGCTGGTAAACATTTCCCCATCAGCCACAGTGGGGGGCTACAGAGAAGATCTCTACATCCAGGGAATAAATAATACAGTCGAGGATTATTTCAATGTATCGTTCACAGCTTATATCCTTGGAACAACGCAGATTCAGGTTGCTGCCACTTATTTTGGTACAGAATCTAAGCCGATAGCGCCATCGCCTGGCATGCAGAATATCCCAATGACTCTGGTGTTTGAGAATGTTGGAAACGTGCTGGATCAGAATGTATCCGTTCGATATGATCCTTCTTATCCCCTATATGGTTCGCCGCAGTATTATAATATAAGCGCAATCCCACCTGATGAAACTGTGCCCATAACATTCTCGGTGAGCATATCAGACGCTGCATCTAATGGCTTCTATTCACAGAATGTGACGGTAAATGTCTATGGAAGGACCTATGCGGTTAGTTTCCGCAGCGGAATACTTGGATATAACAATATAACACTGGTAAACACCGAGTTGAATCCTCCTGTGATCTATACGGATCAGAAATTCATCGTTTTCAAACCTTTCATAGAGGTTTCAGGAAATTCCGTCCTTAGATATCTCAACGTCTCCATCTACTCATCTGATTTCTCGGATCTCACAAATGAATATCATCTCTCTTACATTACGCCTGGAATATACAATTTCACCTTTCTGCTGAACTCACTCTCCTATTATGGCCCACAGATCGTCTATGTGAATGTAAATGGTAACGCATACCCTGTTGATGTGTACGTTCACCATTTGATCAGCGCCAGCGTTAGCTTCCATCAGAGCACACTGCAGGCAGGCGTGGATAAATCTGTAATATATTTCAATCTTACAAA
This Thermoplasma sp. Kam2015 DNA region includes the following protein-coding sequences:
- a CDS encoding MFS transporter, which translates into the protein MMNNHSARTIAISAFAGLLVTYVETMITPALPILVSFFDTNYDHLSWIITAYIISGTVSSAIFGRLADMYGKKNVFLILAIFYTIAVSFGGFAKTLEELIIIRTVQGIGMGMFPVSFALINDQVPKDRLALAQGIVSSTFSGGAAIGLVVGAWITQNYGWQWSYHSSIPVAILLVILAAIYLHDESTRRPAKIDFVGVGSLGFAIVSFILALSEGEYWGWTSPSIIGLFLLSLVMFAVFVFYEKNAAEPFIRMDLLRIRNVFLANITGLFAMSGMFFLFYTVPSMLQDPEPAGFGVSIVESGLILLPAAILNMAFAPLAAKVTTNRGPKNAIIIGLIILLFSYLGLYYNRNSTISILEDASVMGMGISFIFVGVINLLLISVPKERSGESTGMNVVFRNIGTSLAPAIGGVLETLYVSYVIIGAIPGNFHGLPVIPIMHSFPSSQAYDGIYIIGMAFVLIALVLSMFMKNVVVSRGDEN
- a CDS encoding COG1361 S-layer family protein, producing MKTNYIIAVLFSFVLMFAGISGISTASAQAPSPEVVSVSWYAPNSTEIVAPGMDYIPLVISFVSPLALLDASAYVNLTKFNDGILGYVNTHGYPSGPMVYNFTEIPAGKQITIMQLVNISPSATVGGYREDLYIQGINNTVEDYFNVSFTAYILGTTQIQVAATYFGTESKPIAPSPGMQNIPMTLVFENVGNVLDQNVSVRYDPSYPLYGSPQYYNISAIPPDETVPITFSVSISDAASNGFYSQNVTVNVYGRTYAVSFRSGILGYNNITLVNTELNPPVIYTDQKFIVFKPFIEVSGNSVLRYLNVSIYSSDFSDLTNEYHLSYITPGIYNFTFLLNSLSYYGPQIVYVNVNGNAYPVDVYVHHLISASVSFHQSTLQAGVDKSVIYFNLTNDGNLTMYDIRAYLDLPGIITIHIPSSNPLGALTADNITIPSLSPGQSYQLIFLVDTSSAASPGAYPIELFLGWHYNNTPYEFTKTYNANLTVSPTVEQKISQAFTFDPLNIAVLAVIVAVIVGLSVYATSHRKRAKKR